CTTCGCTTTGAAGTGCAGGACACGGGCATTGGCATTCCCGAGGAGTCGTTAAAGCAGATTTTTGAGGAGTACTCCCAGGCTTCACTTGACACGACCCGCAAGTTCAAGGGCACGGGGCTGGGCCTGGCCATTGTGCATTTGCTGTTGAGTCTGCACCAAAGTCAGATTTTTGTGGAAAGTCAGCAGGATCAGGGCTCCCGCTTTTACTTTGACATTGCCTTTCCGAAGGCCGTTTAAGTATTAAAAAATGGCTTTTAAGAAAGAAACCCAATGATTTACTGTTTAAGATAGTACAGTAGGACATCGTTCTTTTTCAGTAGCTTATCCGAAAAGGGCGGCAATAAATGCAATAATGTTGCATTTATTGCCGCCCTTTTCCTTGTGATTCCAAAAGTGTAGTTACTTTTGCAACATTGTTGCATTTTTACTCCACTATAAACATGAAGCGTACATTTAGAAACCTTGGCCTGTTTATGCTGGCCTCTGCTGCCTTTCTGAGTTGCCAGAAAGACAATGCAGTCGAAGATTCTTCCACCCGCGAACACCGATTTTTGCGGGTACTGGTCTCGGATCAGGAATCTAAACAGCTAACCCAGATTAACCCCTATGACGGCACCACCAGTACTTTTGACGCTAAATATCCCCTGGCGAATCTCTATACGACTGCTTCTCAGCGTTTTGCGGCCGTTTTGTACCAGGGCCAGAATCTGGTGGAAGTATTTGATTCAGGCTTCGAATCGCACGTTGATCATGTCGATCAGAAAGGTACGCCCAAGTTTGGTTCCATTACGGCAACGGGTCTCAAGCCTACGCACTTCAAAAGTCGCGGTCAGGAATCCCTGATTTTTAACGACGGAGACGGTACCCTAAGCCTAGGCAATGAAACCAATTTTCACACCGCCGGAGCCCAGATGCAGGTCATCAACGCCGGACTCGTC
The genomic region above belongs to Siphonobacter curvatus and contains:
- a CDS encoding ATP-binding protein, with the protein product LRFEVQDTGIGIPEESLKQIFEEYSQASLDTTRKFKGTGLGLAIVHLLLSLHQSQIFVESQQDQGSRFYFDIAFPKAV